In the Maribacter sp. MJ134 genome, one interval contains:
- the rpsL gene encoding 30S ribosomal protein S12 encodes MPTISQLVRTGRATITKKSKSAALDSCPQRRGVCTRVYTTTPKKPNSAMRKVARVRLTNGKEVNAYIPGEGHNLQEHSIVLVRGGRVKDLPGVRYHIVRGALDTAGVAGRTQRRSKYGAKRPKK; translated from the coding sequence ATGCCAACAATTTCACAATTAGTACGAACAGGAAGAGCCACAATTACTAAGAAGAGTAAATCGGCTGCTTTGGATTCGTGTCCACAAAGAAGAGGGGTATGTACACGTGTGTACACAACCACTCCAAAGAAACCTAATTCAGCAATGCGTAAAGTTGCGAGGGTTAGGTTGACCAACGGAAAAGAGGTGAATGCCTATATTCCAGGAGAGGGACATAATCTTCAAGAGCACTCGATAGTATTAGTAAGGGGCGGAAGAGTAAAGGATTTGCCAGGAGTTAGATATCACATCGTTCGTGGAGCATTGGACACCGCAGGTGTTGCCGGTAGAACACAACGTAGATCTAAGTACGGAGCAAAAAGACCTAAGAAGTAA